aatattttaaaatttgttgtatatttttaagacctctcatattggagaagtcatgggaaaaaaagaattcccatagtacatttagaactctagaaaatgccaaaaaagacatgcgttatggatgtgacggaaaaaataccccatttccagggtgactacacatattcatcaaactctgtgaaattgcaaacataatatccaaatgcaggcatgcatttaataaaggagtcttagctgaaaataaaaaaaagcctttgtttaaaatattttctatttcaagcagaatctaggaagaaaaagtcagcgttatggatgtgacataattccgttatggatgtgacgcaatcccatctgtgaaacatggtggtggtagtatcatggtttgggcctgttttgctgcatctgggccaggacggcttgccgtcattgatggaacaatgaattctgaattataccagcgaattctgaaggaaaatgtcaggacctctgtccatgaactgaatctcaagagaaggtgggtcatgcagcaagacaatgaccctaggcacacaagtcgttctaccaaagaatggttaaagaagaataaagttaatgttttggaattgccaagtcaaagtcctgaccttaatccaatcgaaatgttgtggaagaacctgaagcgagcagctcatgtgaggaaacccaccaacatcccagagttgaagctgttctgtatggaggaatgggctaaaattcctccaagccagtgtgcaggactgatcaacagttaacagcaacatttagttgcagttattgctgcacaagggggtcacaccagatactgaaagcaaaggttcacatacttttgccactcacagatatgtaatattggatcattttcctcaataaataagtgaccaagtataatatttttgtctcatttgtttaactgggttctctttatctatttttaggacttgtgtgagaatctgatgttgttttaggtcatatttatgcagaaatatagaaaattctaaagggttcacaaactttcaagcaccactatacttaTACCTACTTCTGTATTTTGTGTGTCTAATTTCATGGTGGAGACTAATTTCAGGATTTACTGGTTATAGTGATGGCATCACAGTCCCAAATAAGTGCCCTGAATTAGTCTTGGCAATATATCTAAAAACTGAAATGGTTCTGTACAGAGTCTGTAGGCATACTGTGCATACTTTTTATTTGCTTTAAAAACAGGTcttaaaaaatctttaaaaattcCACCTGTGATCTTGCTTTTTACACCCCCCAGCCTTTCTCCAAAACTACCACAATATGGTGTAAAACTTACAACCCTTGCCAGCATTGTGTTTTCCCAATGATGCACACACAGATGATGAGGGCAATTAATAAATGGATAAATAAGATTAAATCTGTGTAATAAATTTCTGCAAAATGGCAACATGCAAGTGCAGACAGTGTCGATGATATACATAACCATTTCTGTTGTAAGACACATTGCAGAATTTGGATGAAAAATAGAATAAATCTCCATTTTACAATGGTCAAATTTTGGGGGGTAATTTCATGTATTTTTGTAGTTGGGCTGGACATTTTGTTCCTACCGGTCAACCATGGTTAATATTACCTTGAACATGGTTGAACAAAGATATGTCTAAAGCTGCTCAAAACAAGCTGCTAGACTGTATGTTGTTGACTCTTAATGATGTGTTATGGGAGTAGTCCCAAAATTCACAAGATAGTAGCCTATAGCATAAGCACTAGATTGtagtttatatttacatttaacaTCCAGATTTGTATTTACACTTAACACTGAAACTTAAACTATTGTGAATGACATGAGTCATTGTCTAATTATATCAGAATGGCCTCAGATGTTGAAAAGGGTATTTAACTGTTTGGCACTACTTTTTGACATTTCCTATTTATCATAGCTTGGTGCTGGGGTGAGTTTGCCAGGCATTGTGGCTGCAAAGTGTGGAGCTCATGTGACTCTGTCAGAGAGTACAGAAATACCTCTGTGCCTGGAAAACAGCAGACGCTGCTGTGAACTTAATGATCTGCCTGAAGTGCCAGTGGTTGGTCTCACCTGGGGAGAGATATCGCCAGAGCTGAGGTCTCTACCACCTGTAGACATTATACTGGGATCAGATGTTTTCTATGAACCTGAAGGTGAAACTGACTCTGGTTTCATGTAGTTTTCTTTCTTGTTATTCTTGCTTCACCTCTCATTTCTCCTTTCCTCAGATTTTGAAGATGTTTGTGTAACACTCTCCTTTCTTCTAAGGCGAAACCCTTCTGCTCAGTTCTGGACTACATTTCAGGAAAGAAGGTATCAGTCCCCATTTATTTTTAAACCTATAGCAAGTAATGGGGGGAACCCTCATAAAGATGGAATGACCTGAGCATTGGCTTATTCCTAACAGAAATGTGACCCCCAGCCAAGAACATTGTTGTtttaaatgaatatttaaaaaatgttGTTTCAGCTCAGACTGGACTATAGAAACTTTGCTGAACAAATGGAACCTGCAGTGCACTGATGTCCCATTGGAGACATTTCATGCAAGCAAAAAACATCTAGCTGGATCGACTCTGCCTGGAAATCATTCAATACT
This genomic interval from Neoarius graeffei isolate fNeoGra1 chromosome 20, fNeoGra1.pri, whole genome shotgun sequence contains the following:
- the mettl23 gene encoding methyltransferase-like protein 23 isoform X4 codes for the protein MSLPMKVRICNVDKSVSPRFIQKMFTFENHDGTHALIVSVLEYGMFVWPCAVVLAQYVWTTREKMQRKNILELGAGVSLPGIVAAKCGAHVTLSESTEIPLCLENSRRCCELNDLPEVPVVGLTWGEISPELRSLPPVDIILGSDVFYEPEDFEDVCVTLSFLLRRNPSAQFWTTFQERSSDWTIETLLNKWNLQCTDVPLETFHASKKHLAGSTLPGNHSILMMIVTAKTKM
- the mettl23 gene encoding methyltransferase-like protein 23 isoform X3, encoding MSLPMKVRICNVDKSVSPRFIQKMFTFENHDGTHALIVSVLEVLGSQYGMFVWPCAVVLAQYVWTTREKMQRKNILELGAGVSLPGIVAAKCGAHVTLSESTEIPLCLENSRRCCELNDLPEVPVVGLTWGEISPELRSLPPVDIILGSDVFYEPEDFEDVCVTLSFLLRRNPSAQFWTTFQERSSDWTIETLLNKWNLQCTDVPLETFHASKKHLAGSTLPGNHSILMMIVTAKTKM